A region from the Tachysurus vachellii isolate PV-2020 chromosome 25, HZAU_Pvac_v1, whole genome shotgun sequence genome encodes:
- the zfhx2 gene encoding zinc finger homeobox protein 4 isoform X2 — protein MGGDSDGGSVWLCPLCQQGQLDRDGLALHLAEKHSVLPACLDKLLDIAAPKHCSVDEDGESGTQNDINGTSQQQCSENSPSVESQNEAMTSVADHDSSSQEKELCDELGGVGNESDWSNMDSNQDNVTQPERSEASVSDDKSNDKSNAAVEDVNHPFKCHACLEFFPTRSALSVHYNSATHIQRMRTGTGNDSDSSTPVPARPYVSNKPYQCAVCRVSYNHAITLESHLKSVLHQSRSRNAGNAATNSTTNAGNVNVAANVAATTVANTTQLAFVTNSNCVTQASLTASQAITKDEEQVKPQSAPSLLSSPVASAQAVSAFLTLLTSSPNSAQHSILPSLFAAGTGTATGTATPQLITQPQMLMPLILNGLQPQSPSSESPKQLLQLGLSAAQQALLAQGLSGLQSQWAAVRLSNASQIPSEENGRSADKEAGTKVKNEEPQQESSDQQVPQTSEETWNTVDGSVKSVGIKVEVKQECNSLKHENKGVDDGMTCNAKKQEKDATDMESIAEEGGLGTNAKRSSDANKDSAGQDLKCICSSSCLTESCQSPTHNAKNTVNNSVVKRSPTKCNHSNTNLALMSSQNKSAKAHAILNSGPPILTEFQSQVLWAFIESRNEADTAIPPREDCEALGREVGLTEDEVRRWLVDARRAKERHSLEGMEHDEMEGSIEDDEGALMIDETEYGQSPSAASSHAMDLSNSSEKRKESVYSQNQGDLCLTSDSENEEFYTSVIVTDEESQSSSVKEEPSSPVKQPSQMEISVERSSGGGKVLRSTTVFLSDAEDEDEDQGAKTKKRKREIEKEESECKKERHDSDLDLQLEAQADPPNPLSVTVDQGLSAGILHPLPLSLSLAPFSTSLFSPYVLSVPSSVVGVGVSEADRAKVAAFTTPPTITRTQAPFSDSLHGAAIGSLAQSTSFISNGSECESALDLSIGKNQSSATTASFSANSKVSIQKTALLDGLGLRPTTVGVPADGSLIVVQVKPDPSITMPNSNTTIGNNNCLAKTSTVFMRAAEKVTASLKESEQEKSRDQKRTNARRFRDMRRSRTIIQADQLDVLYGCYFKDPNPGKHEFEQISEWVHLPKKVVQIWFQNMRARERKGEVRFISDGTLAAVGKPLIKFTWPLTKPIFSSTPKSNSSPTTPGWVPPKPQTGSDALKTEKLMEVKEQQKIPIQGLSRPKDVASTTTTNSTSTLKTKGEVVNAFTMVKIAPKAVAPLVTVPILSSSTAIPQNPQNPKLEGQSEADRTEEKDGQDQEKPIPGTTNRMVPKVSTTPINKSPTVATQKHNGINYWSQKGQIKINTLSREQLGLSSPRPIITATPSMTVTSPPSSQNQKEANYLQQHSTPRRPRTHLNCLQLSILQSCYETCAHPNALECEAVGTELGLPLKVVQIWFQNTRAKEKRWRLQQEKLSPNSSDPSKKVDISSGTYLQYNALRANRPILPKPVQLTVLESSQSSVGGQQAARETLRGKCEVCNVEFESRAAARDHVFSPRHLATLRTTNFGQSATQINNGSAGVMSQASTRSPAGGTS, from the exons ATGGGTGGGGACAGCGATGGGGGGTCAGTATGGCTGTGTCCTTTGTGTCAACAAGGTCAATTAGATCGGGATGGTCTTGCATTGCACCTGGCCGAAAAACACAGCGTGCTTCCTGCCTGCCTTGATAAGCTGCTGGACATT GCGGCTCCCAAGCACTGTTCCGTTGATGAAGACGGAGAGTCTGGTACACAAAATGATATCA ATGGCACATCACAGCAGCAGTGTTCGGAAAATTCACCTTCAGTGGAGTCTCAGAATGAAGCTATGACTAGTGTAGCTGACCATGATAGTTCCTCCCAGGAAAAAGAATTGTGTGATGAATTGGGAGGAGTGGGAAATGAGAGTGACTGGAGTAATATGGATTCAAATCAGGATAATGTTACACAACCTGAAAGATCAGAAGCCTCTGTCAGTGATGATAAATCCAACGATAAAAGCAATGCTGCTGTTGAGGATGTTAACCACCCTTTCAAGTGTCACGCATGTTTGGAATTCTTTCCCACTAGATCAGCATTGAGTGTACATTATAATTCAGCCACCCATATCCAAAGGATGagaacaggaacaggaaacGACAGTGATTCCTCAACCCCTGTTCCTGCTCGTCCTTACGTCTCTAACAAACCGTACCAGTGTGCAGTGTGTCGTGTCTCTTATAATCATGCCATCACCTTGGAAAGTCATTTAAAATCCGTATTGCATCAGAGTCGTAGCAGGAATGCTGGAAATGCTGCAACTAATTCCACAACAAATgcaggaaatgtaaatgtagcagCAAACGTGGCAGCCACTACTGTGGCCAATACCACGCAGTTGGCTTTTGTTACAAACAGTAATTGTGTCACCCAAGCAAGTTTGACTGCATCCCAAGCGATAACCAAAGATGAAGAACAGGTTAAGCCTCAGTCTGCACCCTCATTGCTTTCTTCCCCAGTGGCCTCAGCTCAGGCAGTATCAGCTTTTCTTACTCTCTTGACCTCTAGCCCAAACTCTGCCCAACACTCCATCCTCCCTTCTCTCTTTGCTGCTGGAACAGGTACTGCAACAGGAACAGCAACTCCTCAGCTAATAACCCAGCCTCAAATGCTTATGCCTCTTATCTTGAATGGACTCCAGCCTCAGAGTCCATCCTCAGAATCCCCCAAACAACTTTTGCAACTTGGTCTCAGCGCAGCACAGCAGGCTCTCTTGGCCCAAGGACTTAGTGGATTGCAAAGTCAATGGGCTGCTGTTAGACTCTCCAATGCATCTCAGATACCTTCAGAAGAGAATGGCCGTAGTGCTGATAAGGAAGCAGGcacaaaagtgaaaaatgagGAACCACAACAGGAGTCCAGTGATCAACAAGTGCCACAGACCTCTGAAGAAACCTGGAACACAGTTGATGGTTCTGTGAAAAGCGTTGGTATTAAGGTAGAGGTTAAACAAGAGTGCAACAGCTTAAAACATGAGAATAAAGGTGTTGATGATGGCATGACATGCAATGCCAAGAAGCAGGAGAAAGATGCTACGGATATGGAAAGCATAGCTGAAGAGGGGGGTCTGGGAACAAATGCAAAAAGAAGTTCTGATGCAAATAAAGACTCAGCAGGCCAGGACCTTAAGTGTATTTGCTCGTCATCATGTCTTACTGAATCGTGTCAGTCACCTACACACAATGctaaaaatactgtaaacaaTTCAGTGGTAAAACGTAGCCCTACAAAATGCAACCACTCAAACACTAACCTTGCCTTAATGTCCTCACAGAATAAGAGTGCCAAGGCTCATGCAATCTTGAATTCAGGACCTCCAATACTAACTGAGTTTCAGTCTCAGGTTCTTTGGGCCTTTATTGAGTCACGAAATGAGGCTGATACAGCTATTCCACCAAGAGAGGACTGTGAAGCCCTTGGTAGGGAGGTAGGGCTAACTGAAGATGAGGTACGAAGATGGCTGGTCGATGCCCGCCGTGCCAAAGAAAGACATAGTTTAGAAGGAATGGAGCATGATGAAATGGAAGGAAGCATAGAAGATGATGAAGGTGCTCTAATGATAGATGAAACGGAATATGGACAGAGTCCATCAGCTGCCAGTAGTCATGCAATGGACCTTTCTAACAGTTCTGAGAAGCGCAAAGAAAGCGTATATAGCCAAAACCAAGGGGACTTGTGCTTAACCTCTGACTCAGAAAATGAAGAATTCTACACTTCTGTTATTGTGACTGATGAAGAGAGCCAAAGTAGTTCAGTGAAAGAAGAGCCAAGTAGCCCAGTTAAACAGCCTTCACAAATGGAAATATCAGTGGAAAGGTCTAGTGGTGGAGGAAAGGTTCTCCGATCCACTACAGTCTTCCTTTCAGATGcagaggatgaagatgaagatcagGGTGCAAAaactaaaaagagaaagagggagatagAAAAGGAGGAATCAGAATGCAAAAAGGAGAGGCATGATTCTGATCTTGATCTTCAGTTAGAAGCACAAGCTGATCCTCCTAATCCTCTTTCAGTTACAGTTGACCAAGGTCTTTCAGCTGGAATCTTGCATCCCTTGCCTCTTTCCCTTTCATTGGCCCCATTTTCTACTTCGTTATTCAGTCCCTATGTCCTCTCAGTTCCATCGTCTGTTGTTGGAGTTGGTGTTTCTGAAGCAGACCGAGCCAAAGTAGCAGCCTTCACAACTCCCCCAACTATTACTCGCACTCAAGCTCCTTTTTCTGACTCACTTCATGGAGCAGCCATTGGTTCTCTTGCTCAGTCCACCTCGTTCATATCCAATGGCAGTGAATGTGAGTCTGCCTTAGATCTCAGTATAGGGAAAAATCAAAGTTCAGCAACCACCGCCTCTTTCTCAGCAAACAGCAAGGTATCCATACAGAAGACTGCTTTGCTCGATGGTCTTGGATTACGGCCTACAACTGTTGGCGTCCCTGCAGATGGGAGTCTTATTGTTGTGCAGGTTAAGCCTGACCCTTCCATTACAATGCCAAACTCCAACACTACCATTGGTAACAACAATTGCTTGGCAAAGACAAGCACAGTGTTCATGAGGGCTGCAGAGAAAGTAACTGCCTCCTTAAAAGAGAGTGAACAAGAAAAGTCAAGAGACCAAAAGAGAACAAATGCAAGAAGGTTCAGGGACATGAGAAGGTCCAGGACTATCATTCAGGCTGACCAGCTGGATGTACTTTATGGATGTTATTTTAAAGACCCAAACCCAGGAAAGCATGAATTTGAACAAATATCAGAGTGGGTGCACCTGCCAAAGAAGGTGGTACAGATTTGGTTTCAGAACATGAGGGCTAGAGAGCGTAAAGGGGAAGTTCGTTTTATCAGCGATGGCACGTTGGCAGCTGTCGGAAAGCCACTTATAAAGTTTACTTGGCCACTAACTAAGCCCATATTTTCAAGTACCCCCAAATCCAACTCAAGCCCAACAACTCCTGGCTGGGTCCCACCTAAGCCACAAACTGGCAGTGATGCCCTTAAGACTGAAAAGCTTATGGAGGTCaaagaacaacagaaaattCCTATACAAGGTCTGAGCAGGCCAAAGGATGTGGCATCAACTACCACTACCAACAGTACATCAACCCTCAAGACAAAAGGTGAGGTAGTAAATGCATTTACAATGGTAAAAATCGCCCCCAAAGCTGTCGCTCCACTAGTTACAGTTCCAATACTGAGCAGTAGCACTGCCATTCCCCAAAACCCTCAGAACCCCAAGCTGGAGGGACAGAGTGAAGCAGACAGGACAGAGGAGAAGGATGGACAAGATCAAGAAAAACCCATCCCTGGGACAACAAACCGCATGGTTCCAAAAGTGTCCACTACCCCAATTAACAAATCTCCAACTGTGGCAACTCAGAAACACAATGGCATTAATTATTGGTCGCAAAAGGGTCAAATTAAGATCAATACTTTGTCCAGGGAACAGCTGGGCCTGAGCTCCCCACGCCCTATTATCACTGCAACTCCATCCATGACTGTTACTTCCCCACCATCCAGTCAAAACCAAAAAGAAGCCAATTACCTTCAGCAGCACTCCACCCCGAGAAGACCACGAACACACTTGAACTGTCTGCAGCTGTCCATCCTCCAGTCTTGCTATGAGACCTGTGCCCATCCTAATGCATTAGAGTGTGAAGCAGTTGGGACAGAGCTTGGTCTTCCACTTAAAGTGGTGCAGATCTGGTTCCAAAATACACGTGCCAAGGAGAAGCGTTGGAGGCTACAGCAAGAGAAGTTG TCTCCTAATTCCAGTGACCCTTCCAAGAAGGTGGACATCAGCTCAGGCACTTACCTACAGTACAACGCGCTCAGAGCAAACCGTCCAATTTTGCCCAAACCTGTACAACTGACAGTTCTGGAAAGTTCTCAGTCATCTGTCGGGGGTCAACAAGCAGCTCGTGAAACACTAAGAGGGAAATGCGAAGTGTGTAACGTAGAATTCGAGTCCAGAGCCGCTGCACGAGACCACGTTTTCTCTCCTCGGCATCTTGCAACACTGAGAACCACTAACTTTGGTCAGTCTGCAACGCAAATTAACAATGGATCGGCCGGTGTGATGAGCCAGGCTTCTACAAGATCACCAGCTGGCGGCACTAGCTAA
- the zfhx2 gene encoding zinc finger homeobox protein 4 isoform X1 — MQEELGETMGGDSDGGSVWLCPLCQQGQLDRDGLALHLAEKHSVLPACLDKLLDIAAPKHCSVDEDGESGTQNDINGTSQQQCSENSPSVESQNEAMTSVADHDSSSQEKELCDELGGVGNESDWSNMDSNQDNVTQPERSEASVSDDKSNDKSNAAVEDVNHPFKCHACLEFFPTRSALSVHYNSATHIQRMRTGTGNDSDSSTPVPARPYVSNKPYQCAVCRVSYNHAITLESHLKSVLHQSRSRNAGNAATNSTTNAGNVNVAANVAATTVANTTQLAFVTNSNCVTQASLTASQAITKDEEQVKPQSAPSLLSSPVASAQAVSAFLTLLTSSPNSAQHSILPSLFAAGTGTATGTATPQLITQPQMLMPLILNGLQPQSPSSESPKQLLQLGLSAAQQALLAQGLSGLQSQWAAVRLSNASQIPSEENGRSADKEAGTKVKNEEPQQESSDQQVPQTSEETWNTVDGSVKSVGIKVEVKQECNSLKHENKGVDDGMTCNAKKQEKDATDMESIAEEGGLGTNAKRSSDANKDSAGQDLKCICSSSCLTESCQSPTHNAKNTVNNSVVKRSPTKCNHSNTNLALMSSQNKSAKAHAILNSGPPILTEFQSQVLWAFIESRNEADTAIPPREDCEALGREVGLTEDEVRRWLVDARRAKERHSLEGMEHDEMEGSIEDDEGALMIDETEYGQSPSAASSHAMDLSNSSEKRKESVYSQNQGDLCLTSDSENEEFYTSVIVTDEESQSSSVKEEPSSPVKQPSQMEISVERSSGGGKVLRSTTVFLSDAEDEDEDQGAKTKKRKREIEKEESECKKERHDSDLDLQLEAQADPPNPLSVTVDQGLSAGILHPLPLSLSLAPFSTSLFSPYVLSVPSSVVGVGVSEADRAKVAAFTTPPTITRTQAPFSDSLHGAAIGSLAQSTSFISNGSECESALDLSIGKNQSSATTASFSANSKVSIQKTALLDGLGLRPTTVGVPADGSLIVVQVKPDPSITMPNSNTTIGNNNCLAKTSTVFMRAAEKVTASLKESEQEKSRDQKRTNARRFRDMRRSRTIIQADQLDVLYGCYFKDPNPGKHEFEQISEWVHLPKKVVQIWFQNMRARERKGEVRFISDGTLAAVGKPLIKFTWPLTKPIFSSTPKSNSSPTTPGWVPPKPQTGSDALKTEKLMEVKEQQKIPIQGLSRPKDVASTTTTNSTSTLKTKGEVVNAFTMVKIAPKAVAPLVTVPILSSSTAIPQNPQNPKLEGQSEADRTEEKDGQDQEKPIPGTTNRMVPKVSTTPINKSPTVATQKHNGINYWSQKGQIKINTLSREQLGLSSPRPIITATPSMTVTSPPSSQNQKEANYLQQHSTPRRPRTHLNCLQLSILQSCYETCAHPNALECEAVGTELGLPLKVVQIWFQNTRAKEKRWRLQQEKLSPNSSDPSKKVDISSGTYLQYNALRANRPILPKPVQLTVLESSQSSVGGQQAARETLRGKCEVCNVEFESRAAARDHVFSPRHLATLRTTNFGQSATQINNGSAGVMSQASTRSPAGGTS, encoded by the exons ATGCAG GAGGAGCTGGGAGAGACCATGGGTGGGGACAGCGATGGGGGGTCAGTATGGCTGTGTCCTTTGTGTCAACAAGGTCAATTAGATCGGGATGGTCTTGCATTGCACCTGGCCGAAAAACACAGCGTGCTTCCTGCCTGCCTTGATAAGCTGCTGGACATT GCGGCTCCCAAGCACTGTTCCGTTGATGAAGACGGAGAGTCTGGTACACAAAATGATATCA ATGGCACATCACAGCAGCAGTGTTCGGAAAATTCACCTTCAGTGGAGTCTCAGAATGAAGCTATGACTAGTGTAGCTGACCATGATAGTTCCTCCCAGGAAAAAGAATTGTGTGATGAATTGGGAGGAGTGGGAAATGAGAGTGACTGGAGTAATATGGATTCAAATCAGGATAATGTTACACAACCTGAAAGATCAGAAGCCTCTGTCAGTGATGATAAATCCAACGATAAAAGCAATGCTGCTGTTGAGGATGTTAACCACCCTTTCAAGTGTCACGCATGTTTGGAATTCTTTCCCACTAGATCAGCATTGAGTGTACATTATAATTCAGCCACCCATATCCAAAGGATGagaacaggaacaggaaacGACAGTGATTCCTCAACCCCTGTTCCTGCTCGTCCTTACGTCTCTAACAAACCGTACCAGTGTGCAGTGTGTCGTGTCTCTTATAATCATGCCATCACCTTGGAAAGTCATTTAAAATCCGTATTGCATCAGAGTCGTAGCAGGAATGCTGGAAATGCTGCAACTAATTCCACAACAAATgcaggaaatgtaaatgtagcagCAAACGTGGCAGCCACTACTGTGGCCAATACCACGCAGTTGGCTTTTGTTACAAACAGTAATTGTGTCACCCAAGCAAGTTTGACTGCATCCCAAGCGATAACCAAAGATGAAGAACAGGTTAAGCCTCAGTCTGCACCCTCATTGCTTTCTTCCCCAGTGGCCTCAGCTCAGGCAGTATCAGCTTTTCTTACTCTCTTGACCTCTAGCCCAAACTCTGCCCAACACTCCATCCTCCCTTCTCTCTTTGCTGCTGGAACAGGTACTGCAACAGGAACAGCAACTCCTCAGCTAATAACCCAGCCTCAAATGCTTATGCCTCTTATCTTGAATGGACTCCAGCCTCAGAGTCCATCCTCAGAATCCCCCAAACAACTTTTGCAACTTGGTCTCAGCGCAGCACAGCAGGCTCTCTTGGCCCAAGGACTTAGTGGATTGCAAAGTCAATGGGCTGCTGTTAGACTCTCCAATGCATCTCAGATACCTTCAGAAGAGAATGGCCGTAGTGCTGATAAGGAAGCAGGcacaaaagtgaaaaatgagGAACCACAACAGGAGTCCAGTGATCAACAAGTGCCACAGACCTCTGAAGAAACCTGGAACACAGTTGATGGTTCTGTGAAAAGCGTTGGTATTAAGGTAGAGGTTAAACAAGAGTGCAACAGCTTAAAACATGAGAATAAAGGTGTTGATGATGGCATGACATGCAATGCCAAGAAGCAGGAGAAAGATGCTACGGATATGGAAAGCATAGCTGAAGAGGGGGGTCTGGGAACAAATGCAAAAAGAAGTTCTGATGCAAATAAAGACTCAGCAGGCCAGGACCTTAAGTGTATTTGCTCGTCATCATGTCTTACTGAATCGTGTCAGTCACCTACACACAATGctaaaaatactgtaaacaaTTCAGTGGTAAAACGTAGCCCTACAAAATGCAACCACTCAAACACTAACCTTGCCTTAATGTCCTCACAGAATAAGAGTGCCAAGGCTCATGCAATCTTGAATTCAGGACCTCCAATACTAACTGAGTTTCAGTCTCAGGTTCTTTGGGCCTTTATTGAGTCACGAAATGAGGCTGATACAGCTATTCCACCAAGAGAGGACTGTGAAGCCCTTGGTAGGGAGGTAGGGCTAACTGAAGATGAGGTACGAAGATGGCTGGTCGATGCCCGCCGTGCCAAAGAAAGACATAGTTTAGAAGGAATGGAGCATGATGAAATGGAAGGAAGCATAGAAGATGATGAAGGTGCTCTAATGATAGATGAAACGGAATATGGACAGAGTCCATCAGCTGCCAGTAGTCATGCAATGGACCTTTCTAACAGTTCTGAGAAGCGCAAAGAAAGCGTATATAGCCAAAACCAAGGGGACTTGTGCTTAACCTCTGACTCAGAAAATGAAGAATTCTACACTTCTGTTATTGTGACTGATGAAGAGAGCCAAAGTAGTTCAGTGAAAGAAGAGCCAAGTAGCCCAGTTAAACAGCCTTCACAAATGGAAATATCAGTGGAAAGGTCTAGTGGTGGAGGAAAGGTTCTCCGATCCACTACAGTCTTCCTTTCAGATGcagaggatgaagatgaagatcagGGTGCAAAaactaaaaagagaaagagggagatagAAAAGGAGGAATCAGAATGCAAAAAGGAGAGGCATGATTCTGATCTTGATCTTCAGTTAGAAGCACAAGCTGATCCTCCTAATCCTCTTTCAGTTACAGTTGACCAAGGTCTTTCAGCTGGAATCTTGCATCCCTTGCCTCTTTCCCTTTCATTGGCCCCATTTTCTACTTCGTTATTCAGTCCCTATGTCCTCTCAGTTCCATCGTCTGTTGTTGGAGTTGGTGTTTCTGAAGCAGACCGAGCCAAAGTAGCAGCCTTCACAACTCCCCCAACTATTACTCGCACTCAAGCTCCTTTTTCTGACTCACTTCATGGAGCAGCCATTGGTTCTCTTGCTCAGTCCACCTCGTTCATATCCAATGGCAGTGAATGTGAGTCTGCCTTAGATCTCAGTATAGGGAAAAATCAAAGTTCAGCAACCACCGCCTCTTTCTCAGCAAACAGCAAGGTATCCATACAGAAGACTGCTTTGCTCGATGGTCTTGGATTACGGCCTACAACTGTTGGCGTCCCTGCAGATGGGAGTCTTATTGTTGTGCAGGTTAAGCCTGACCCTTCCATTACAATGCCAAACTCCAACACTACCATTGGTAACAACAATTGCTTGGCAAAGACAAGCACAGTGTTCATGAGGGCTGCAGAGAAAGTAACTGCCTCCTTAAAAGAGAGTGAACAAGAAAAGTCAAGAGACCAAAAGAGAACAAATGCAAGAAGGTTCAGGGACATGAGAAGGTCCAGGACTATCATTCAGGCTGACCAGCTGGATGTACTTTATGGATGTTATTTTAAAGACCCAAACCCAGGAAAGCATGAATTTGAACAAATATCAGAGTGGGTGCACCTGCCAAAGAAGGTGGTACAGATTTGGTTTCAGAACATGAGGGCTAGAGAGCGTAAAGGGGAAGTTCGTTTTATCAGCGATGGCACGTTGGCAGCTGTCGGAAAGCCACTTATAAAGTTTACTTGGCCACTAACTAAGCCCATATTTTCAAGTACCCCCAAATCCAACTCAAGCCCAACAACTCCTGGCTGGGTCCCACCTAAGCCACAAACTGGCAGTGATGCCCTTAAGACTGAAAAGCTTATGGAGGTCaaagaacaacagaaaattCCTATACAAGGTCTGAGCAGGCCAAAGGATGTGGCATCAACTACCACTACCAACAGTACATCAACCCTCAAGACAAAAGGTGAGGTAGTAAATGCATTTACAATGGTAAAAATCGCCCCCAAAGCTGTCGCTCCACTAGTTACAGTTCCAATACTGAGCAGTAGCACTGCCATTCCCCAAAACCCTCAGAACCCCAAGCTGGAGGGACAGAGTGAAGCAGACAGGACAGAGGAGAAGGATGGACAAGATCAAGAAAAACCCATCCCTGGGACAACAAACCGCATGGTTCCAAAAGTGTCCACTACCCCAATTAACAAATCTCCAACTGTGGCAACTCAGAAACACAATGGCATTAATTATTGGTCGCAAAAGGGTCAAATTAAGATCAATACTTTGTCCAGGGAACAGCTGGGCCTGAGCTCCCCACGCCCTATTATCACTGCAACTCCATCCATGACTGTTACTTCCCCACCATCCAGTCAAAACCAAAAAGAAGCCAATTACCTTCAGCAGCACTCCACCCCGAGAAGACCACGAACACACTTGAACTGTCTGCAGCTGTCCATCCTCCAGTCTTGCTATGAGACCTGTGCCCATCCTAATGCATTAGAGTGTGAAGCAGTTGGGACAGAGCTTGGTCTTCCACTTAAAGTGGTGCAGATCTGGTTCCAAAATACACGTGCCAAGGAGAAGCGTTGGAGGCTACAGCAAGAGAAGTTG TCTCCTAATTCCAGTGACCCTTCCAAGAAGGTGGACATCAGCTCAGGCACTTACCTACAGTACAACGCGCTCAGAGCAAACCGTCCAATTTTGCCCAAACCTGTACAACTGACAGTTCTGGAAAGTTCTCAGTCATCTGTCGGGGGTCAACAAGCAGCTCGTGAAACACTAAGAGGGAAATGCGAAGTGTGTAACGTAGAATTCGAGTCCAGAGCCGCTGCACGAGACCACGTTTTCTCTCCTCGGCATCTTGCAACACTGAGAACCACTAACTTTGGTCAGTCTGCAACGCAAATTAACAATGGATCGGCCGGTGTGATGAGCCAGGCTTCTACAAGATCACCAGCTGGCGGCACTAGCTAA